One Rhinolophus ferrumequinum isolate MPI-CBG mRhiFer1 chromosome X, mRhiFer1_v1.p, whole genome shotgun sequence genomic window, tcTTTCCCTTTTGATGACTTCGgctattttcaatgttttggcTTACAAACGATGTCAAAATAGACATCCATTTTTGCTTTCctgtgtacatgtgtacatatatctCTATGGTAATACAAAACAGTGTAagtactgggtcatatggtatgtatatatttttactgatttgttcatctttttgtttttcatttataaaagctGTTGGAGTATTAGagatattttcacattatttgtCATAGtactgcaaatgttttctcccaggctatttcttgtctttggaccttttatatgtttttctttataacttcTGGATTTTCTTTCATGCTTACGAAGATAATCACATCacaagattatacatttttttgtacttaattttcattgcaatattttattcttgtatttcaCATTGCATCTTTAATCCACCTGGGatgtatttttgtgtatgtggtaTGAAGGACtctatgttcattttctttggattgGATAGTCCATGTACTTGATTCTTAGGTTAAAAATATCATTACAAATATGTTAAatccttaaataaaaatactcattGCTAAACATTTGCTCACCActatgattatttccttaggataaatttcaagcagtagaattgttgggtcatagaGTATGCAAGATATACAATTTTTGGTATTTATTGTGACGAAGCAAAAAAATGGATGTAACAATTTACTCTCTCTTTGAGTAGAAGAATGCCTATATGCTCAATAAAACTGAGTATTGTAAGTAAACATTTGCCTGTTTGATAAGTGGATAacaacttgtttttattttatttatttttcacctcatattaaggctgaataatgtttaTACTCTACAGATTTACTTAGTGAATACCCTGAATTTTCAGGTTATGGTAACCACCATGTTAACTTTCAGGCTCTTAATTATGAATTATAAACCATTAGACCCTTTGATTATGAGGAGACTCCTTATATACTGCTCAGCTGAAACAGGGTCTATGGTTAGGGTTTATGAAGTAGTAATGGAGACCATGATTTCATGAGAACCCAAAAATAGAGATTCCAAGGCCAAAGACACAAAGATTCTGACTCAGTGTGTTTGTAAGCGTATGTGTATGTATGGGGAGCTATGTGttagaattttgcatttttaataagcactCCAGATGATGATAATGTAAAGAGCTCTCATTTTGAGAGACATCTGTTATACAATGTTACAGTAATTTGATAGACTGTACTTGGGGAATAATCCCTTTCCTGTTGGGttccttttgaaaatgtaagtTACAGTTTCTAGAGAAATAGATTCTTTTACGCAATCAGAAGTAAAACTGGGCCAAGAACACTAGAATTCTAATTAACATTTATGAAGTACCCACTATATGTAAATCACAGCACTGATCAATAAAAGTATAATGAAATATATGACATAGTCTTCACTTTGAGATACAAAGTGCAAAAAGTACAGTTAGGAAAAAACACTGAagtgtatatctatctatctatccatacATATACTTTGTAggactaaaaaatatatatcacatatatacactaaatatataatacatacagagtgtgccaaaaagtgtatacacattttaagaaaggaaagaaactattaaaattgtaatattcaatgtaTAGCAATAACAACAGGTGAACACAAGTCACagttgacttctgtaattacaagaggtgctcaaagtggttaccatcagtatccacatacttctgattatggcgaactactgcttgagcaacgttgaccagtgtccacttgtatacatgtttttggcacccccagtatatgtgtatatatgcactaaaattatatatatttctatacctAATAtgaaatctatctatctatctatctatctatctatctatctatctatctaatcagTCTTACAAAGTATTTTTACATATGCTTCAACaagggaagaaatggagagaaagagattatTCCTTTGGATCTATTTCTTGAATCActttatgtaatttatacatGACCCTGAGAATCTACTGAATCCGTAAGGCAGGCCCACCAGGAGCCTTCAGGGAGAAATCATGTCACAAGAGAATCAAGATACAACCTTAGTCCTTAGATTTAGGGCAGCAGCTCTCAGTACAGCATGATACCTTTCACTCAAACTTCTATCCCAGTCCAGCTCCCAAAACGGACTCATCGTATCTGACTCCTATGGAGAGGAGGGGTCCTGGGATTAAAAACAGAAGGGGCTGTTTTGCTAAGAACTCTGCAAGACATCGTGGCCCAAGTAATCCTGGAACAGTCCCTACCTGTGTTAAGTGTCACTATAAAGCAGAGAGAAGCTTCAGAAAACAGAGTGGGGGTTCAACCCACTGGGGACTCCAGGTAACTCCATGGGGTTTTGCCACTTGAGGACTCCAGTGCCCCAGAAGCTGTGGAGCTAGCAGAGAGCAAAGGACCCGGGGGAAGAGGCAGCAGTGCCTAGAGGCATGACAGGACCCAAGGGAGGAGACTGAGGTGGAGCTCACCAGCAGAGGACTGGGATGGaagcccccacctccctgcctgtTGAACTTGTTCCTGAGCACAGGTTGAGTCATGTCAGGGCCCACCTTCAAATAACTGATGTTCCGTAGTGGGTTGGGATTCTGTACGCACAGGTGGGAACAAGAGCCGACCAAGCACAGGTCAGTCACCTTTCTTCCCCATAGCAGCCCGGTGAGGCAAATGTTTTCCCCATAAAAAGATCAAGTCTTAAGCAAGTGCATCTGTAATCATTGCCAGTTTTATTCCTCTGGCTAAGAGATCCAGAGGTGATTTGaggtttacatttctttttttatagttctaagactttattaagtgtttcactgtccttcaaaggtgaccgacAAGTTCTTTTATTATgtctgtttattttagtttttttgtgtgacacaagtaataaacacacacacacacacatatattcattttctttggaaaatgagaagatgcagataagcaaaaaaagaaacaaagtacagATCCCAGAGAGTCACTGTTCACTTTTTGGTGAATAATAATTCAAAAGTTTTTTGCATTATATCACATGTAaatgtacattatatatgtatatataatgttttgCAACGTATTTTCACTTTACAATATACAATGAGCATCTTCccatgcaaatgaatgaaacatcctgttaaatgaatgagattGGGTCAAAAGACGAGATGTTGGTACCAAGAGTCATAAGTAAATTAAAGGAACATTGCAGGATTGGAGtaaaatgttagcaaatattTAGCAAGAAAATGCAGACAAAAAGAACCCACTGGTGGCTATGTTAATAACAGAAAATAGTTGAATTCAGAAGAGTGATGCATTAAATGGGATATGGACGGTCCCGGGAATGCCTGTTGTTAGAATGCAGAGCCCTAAACTTCTTCCTCAGACCCCTTATCTCTTCCAAACACCTTTCCATCTCATCGCCTTCTCTTGTCAtttcttcattattaaaatgCCTATAATCTATGTCCTCTTTAAATTCCTCGAGAGACTGAAGCAGCCTTTGTCTAAAATTCCCTTCTGTTTGCTGGTGTTCAAATTCTCCATAGCGGCgttcttcctctctctttggcACACGGCAATTGGGCTTTTCTTCGTTTTCTTTGCAGGGCTTTTGCATGATGTTTCCTGCTTAAGGCCAGGGAGAAAATGTAGAATAAGATTGCTTCGTTTCTTTTGATTCGGGATTGTCAGTTTCTCTTTGAAACAAGATGCTGGCTTAATCGCCATCTCTGCCACACAGGTCCAGCCCTCAGAAGTTTGAGATGCCGCCCCTTCCTACtaccccacctccctctcctttcccttccctcaacAACCCACCATTTCTCCTACAGACAAGGCTAATGGCCTCTCCGATGGACAGGAGGAGGGCAGCAGAGTTGTGAGGCTGCAAATTTTACCCACCTCTCGCGTTTCCCAACTCCCACCCTGAGACCCTGTCTAATTTCGCTCACACTGACCTGTGATAATTTGGGAtagtttcctcctctttttcttgccTCGAGATGTCTGAACACAGACCCTCGGACCtgcagacagaaaggaaaggcGAGGGGAGGAGAGAGTTCTCTGGGGATCCACCAGCCTCAGACAGACGCACATTATCTTGAATCCGGGATCCTCATAACCATTGTCTCCCAAAATTTCCTATCTCCTGGTTACCTTCCTGTTCATATCCCTTCCTCCTGGATCTCGGTCTctaccccacctcccacccctcaccctcagGCCTAGTGCTTGCAAGGCCCACagtttcctccctccccatccgCTGCATCTCTGTCAGGCGAGCATTGAATAAGatgaattattttcaatttatctCTAAATTTCTCTGTTTGTACCCCAGGATTCCAGCCGTTCCCACACACCAGCCCACACCTCATTTCCTCCAACGGAACTGGAGAGAGAAGGATAAGTAAGGATAAAGGGAAAGCTTGCCAATCTGAGAGAAACTGATTATTTCTAAACTATCATTGAATCTCTGGGTGTCTTTCACAGACTTCCACCTACTCCCGCCTgtcgcccccacccccgcccccgcaccCTTTAAAAAACTACAATTATCTCTGATAAGTCTACAGGGATTTGGGGAAAGCCACAAGATCCAACCATTACCACCCCAGGGGGCCCAGCTGGTCCCTCACACCAACCTGCTGGGATTTAAGGAATTTATGTCCTCCTTTTCCTGGCCACAAGCACGATTGCCTGCAGGGCAGTAAGGAGCTGGTACCCAGAGGAGAAAGAAGCCCGGGAATATAAGGACTTCACGTCATCTCTTGGTCACGTGAGGATTATGTCATTCTCCAACTCTGGTCCCTACTTTCCCCTCCCACCAGCTGTGCTGCAGAAGTGGAAAGGGTTACTAACCTCACACCCTCCACCACACCAGGCCCTGTCACTCATTTTTGTCATTGCTAATTCCAGAGGTCAAAAGTGGCCCCTTCTGCCTGTCAACGAAATTTGCCTTTGTCTAATAACCAGAGAAGGGCTGCATCTTCCCATAGTCATGTTAACCATTGTTACTTTTTTACTGGCTGTATTCGCAGAGAGGATTACTCATCCTCTTCTAAGCCACAAGAACAAAAAGGTAGcagtcttccctctccccaccctcccatccCAACCCTAGTCACTAATAGCCACCATTTCCTTTGCAATTCAATTCTTAAAACCAAATTGGAAGGGGTTTGGTAAATTAAAAAGGGTAATaattgggattttgttttttaattttgttctgatAATTTCccatccttttccattttccataaaCTTGTTGTATTCTTTTAATAATCAGAAATACAATAACAATAtgtacatttggaaaaaaaagactcGAAATAGGAAGATAAAAGGCCCAGCCACCTGTTTCTGCTGCTGAATCATAAGATAAATATAGAGCCTCCAGACAGACActttttttggaaatttaaaatgtacagggCAGCTGGACAGGCTACCCTTTTGAGACCCTCCTGGGCATGTGAAACCCTTTCATTAGGTGAGCTATCCAAGCCAGAATTCCACAGCACCTTGCCCTTAGATTTTCAGATCTCAAAAGTCAGTCATAAAATTTTACTAGTTTGTCCTCAGTATCATGCCATCTCCCTCCCAGTCAGTACcatgcctttttatttccttcactacTGTGTTCGAAAGATCCTACTTTtcctcaccactcttattcagaATCAAATAGTTTTTAATCTTTATCCTATTTATATTTCCTTAGACCTTATTCTACCACAATGGGGAATAAGAAGCCCTAACAGAAACTGGCCACATTTAGTCACTTACCTCACTAAACTTTTTGTTGCTGAGGATTTTGATACTAATCTAAGTGGatttgttgttgatttgttaGCTTGAAATAGATGTAACAGAAAGAGGGATGTGTTCTTAAAACTTGTTTTTAGGAAGATTGTGGCTCATTATGACTGCAAAGGTGCCATTAACCAGTTTGATGTAAATGGTTCTAGAAAATACTTAAGAAAGACAAGAGGTCTTAAAAAGAGTGAACCATTGTTGTCACAGTTATTAATGAATAGTTTAGTTTTAATAGAGGCAAAAGATTtgttggtggggtggggaatTCCTGAATGCTCTATGAATAGCTTTTCATGCAGATGATTAGACTTATGGTTTTCAAATGGCTGGAAGGATCCAGGTGCTGAAGATTTTGGCATTATAGTGAGAAGCATGGCTTTGAAcagatctgagtttgaattaaTTGCATTTACTTACCTgtgcttcatctataaaatgtggctaatagttctaaatattttatagaattgtcaggatataatttatataaagcattCAGTACATGACTCCAATAAATACACTTTCCACTCTGGCTCCACAGCcataaacaacatttttaaaaaaactaatagttttattgttcaattacagttgacatacagtactatattagtttcaggtgtacaacacagtgattagacatttatataacttacaaagtgatagtaccccaataaatctagtacccatctgacaccatacatagttattacaatattattggctatattccttatgctgtactttacatccccatgactattttgtgactaccaatttgctcttcattttttaaaaaaatttcttggggtgacaattgttagcaaaatgacacagatttcaggtgtacaattctgtattacatcacctataaatcccattgtgtgttcaacacccagagtcagttctccttccatcaccatatatttgatcccccttaccctcatctcacaacccccacccccattaccctctggtaaccactaaactattgtctgtgtctatgagtttttgtttctcatttgtttgtcttgttcttttgttgttttgggtttatataccacatatcggtgagatcatatggttctctgctttttctgtctgacttatttggtttagcatcatactctcaagattcatccatgttgtcacaaatgttcctatatcatcttttcttaccgccgaataatattccatggtgcatatatacaacaacttctttatccattcatctagcgaaggacattttggttgtttccacgtcttggccacagtaaacaaagttgcaatgaacattggagcacacgtatctttatgtgtagatgttttcagattttttgggtagatacctaagagagggattgctgggtcatatggtaattctattcgtaattttttgaggaagctccacactgccttccataacggctgcaccagtctacattcccaccaacagtacatgagggttcgtttttctccacagcctctccaacacttgttactatttgtcttgttgatgatagccattctgactggggtgaggtgatatctcattgtggtttttatttgcatttctctgatgattagtgatgttaagcattttttcatatgtctatttgccatttgtatgtcctttttggagaaatgtctcttcaggtcctctgcccatttttcaattgggttgtttgtttgtttgtttttttcttgttgagtttcatgagttccttgtatattttggatattagccccttattggaagcatcgtttgcaaaaatcttctcccattcagttggttgcctctttattttgttgatggtttcttttgctgtgtagaagctttgaagtttcatatagtcccattcgtttattttagcttttacttccattgcctttggagtcaaattcataaaatgctctttaaacccaaggtccatgagtttagtacctatgttttcttctatgcagtttatagtgtcaggtcttatgcttaagtctt contains:
- the TCEAL7 gene encoding transcription elongation factor A protein-like 7 → MQKPCKENEEKPNCRVPKREEERRYGEFEHQQTEGNFRQRLLQSLEEFKEDIDYRHFNNEEMTREGDEMERCLEEIRGLRKKFRALHSNNRHSRDRPYPI